In the Primulina tabacum isolate GXHZ01 chromosome 7, ASM2559414v2, whole genome shotgun sequence genome, ATCATGGCTCTGGCTCGCAGACTGCTGGAGCCTGTGGTGCGCTTGTGCAAATGTAACGTGTTGCTGTTACCGGAAGCTTTATGGGGTGGTTGGAAGATCTGTATTACATTTGCATCTTTGCTGTGATTCAATCTTGAATCTTTGATCTTGAATCTTTTGCTGCATCTGTTTCTTGCTGTTGCCTGCAAACATTGAGCTTCTACAAATATTTGGTGAATATTCATATTCATTTGCTTGTTGATTAAAGAACATGTTTCGTCTGTTGAATCTTGTGGAGATGTCCCACAGTATTtacatgtgatgcagataactGTGGCCAGACTCTCTGAGGAAGCCGTCAAGACTTTTCGATTGGATTTTGGTAACCACATTTTCTATTGTGAGTTAACTGTGTTTGCCTCTATTATGGCATAGCCTTCGTAATTTATGTTTTTTCGTGTCCGGTGAATGGTGCAATAATCGTAGTGAGGTCTTTGTAGTTGAAACATACATTTTGACAAGATGATTCAGTTCAATTTACATGGACGAGCATTTGAACTATCTTTGTAGTTAATTTTTCATAGCATGAGATGTATCATTTGGGCTGGCTATCACTGATCAGACTAAGTTGCCAGAAAATTTGCAGTAGTTGGAACAAGAGCAAGACGGCAGTCTCAAAGACAAACACAGTAGGATGTTTGCTGCAAAAAAAATGGCATTTGTATTACACTGTTTGTATCTGGAGTTGAATATTGTGATCGTGGCCGACTCTGGCTGAGTGCTGGTTGGGATTTTCAAACATGGTCTGTTTTTAATCTCGCTTTTACCCTCTTTTTTCCGTTGAGATTGTACCAGCTGAATAAATCCTACGAAAATAGTTTGGTTTAATTATTCTGTATATGGGTTGAGTTATTAATAGAGGTTTATTTTTTTGTCCTGCTTGTTCTAATAGTTAATAATCATGTTTGTATGTATCCATAAGCTCAAATACGGGAGAAAAAGGTTCAAATCGCTGCGAGTCTAGCATGCGATAGTGACGTCGTTTGTCCGAGTCCGGCTGGATTCCTTCTTGAGTTTGAGTTTACCAGATGTTGATTAAGTTTTAACAAACACCTGTTCCTGAGGTCAAAAAACATTCTAATGCCCGTTTTTGTTTTTtcacttttcaaatttaatttttattttctaataCTATGATctccgaattttttttttaaaattactttTCAACATTATGTATAgtataatttcaattttaataatgtatattttaatttttgacgATTTTAGTCATATTATTCATGAGAAGTGTTGGAACATACACATCAACAACATGTTGGAGCCAGGCATCAGAGGGgtctaaaattacaaaaataacaaaaataatggaataaaattgaaatatgataatataaatcatcatttttgtaaaatgacaaatatatataatattaactTAGCAGTTTTCCTTCAAATATTTAAGTTGTGAAACGTGCAAGGTACAGTAAAATTTGTTGTTTCCTTTGGATGCATTTAAATTCAAGTATTAAATTCTATATATATCAAGTTAAgtgtttttaataatattaaaaattatgatgaaattaaaatatagCCATGAATTCTTACAATTCATAAACACTTGTCAAACATTTTTCTTCCATGTAGGAGCATCTAATTCCTTTCTGTTTGGTGGAATCGAATCAGAATATGCTTCATGTGCCCAGATTTTTTTCGAGATCCTTTGACGTTTGGGATACCCCCCACCAtacgttttaaatgtttttgaaaaattatttggcTGTAGTATTTGTTGTTATTATCCTTAGGTTTGTTATCTGTCCCCGTATATAGTttacataaaaatttattttttactaaattattaaattacagTACAATGTTATTatacaagatatatatatatataattttgaaaacCATATTTGTTACAACTATAACTCAAACTCGACATCTCGTCATGAACTCGAGATCTTGATATAATATAAGATATAAGTCATCCACATTCAACTTGATCAGAAGGTTCCGATAATTGTGATAGCTAACACAAATTGAGGGTTACCTATATTATATGGAgaaaaacaaacacatataaCATTAAAATTAAACCGTTCActaatttgataaaatttaaattaaattcacGTGGCATTCATCTTAAGATCAGATGGGATTAGTTATGTCATTTGACCGTATCAAACCAGTTTCACAGCAGAATCAACTAGAGTCGGATTGTTTGGTAATGAAACCAAACCAATCTTGGATTCTCGTATGATACCAGATTTGATAGGTTCCGAGTTTATCGATTTTTTTAACTCAATCTAAAATCGAAATCGAATTAAGATAGTTTGATACCAAAtggaaatcaatttttttaaatcatgtatCCAACGAAATTAGATATAAATATTATGTcaattcataatttatttatcaattATACATATAACCGTATGAAATCGGTCCTAATCTACTTCCGATACGGATTCAAAATGCACCGAGTTAAAATAGTTTTGAATTATTTGAAACAAATCCAATTCAATTCACTTCAGAcgaaaacttgtgtgagacggtctcacaggtcgtattttgtgagacagatatcttatttgggtcatccattcaAATCTCACGGATAAAATTCTATGAAATCGTCTCAAAAAGACTTATtctttgttttatgtggagaatTCGATTTGGTTTCAGATCGTTAATCATGCTAGATGAGACCACTTTGAGAGATGATCAGATCCATCAACACGTGTCCATTCTTATTTTAAACGTTAGATCCTAAGGTTACATCGTCCCTGTGATTTACGTAACGCAGAAGCTGCCAGTGAGATTAGATTCACAAGGATACACCGGACATTTCCTTCATCTTGGGGGAAAAAAAAATCTGATTCTCACTTTTTACCATCATTTTCCCATTTCCATATCACAGCCTTCACACGGCACTTCGTTACACACACTGCTGAGAtcgcattttatgctttatctTTGTGCGTGTGAACAAGCATTTGTTGTGGGCTTTTCTTGGAGCTGTTCTAATTTCATGGAGAAGTTCTGAAGATAACAAAAAGACATAAATTTTCACTATCTATACACGACGGGTGAGAAATCTATCATCTGCTTTGTTTTCTTTTACTTTAATGTTCATTTCACAGTGGGTttgtatttgattttattttaatgcatgtataatttgtttatgaaaatgagaaGTGGGATTTCCTTCGATCTGGGCATTGAATTCTGATCGTTGAATTATCTTCGACCATTTTAGTTAGTGTGTCTCACTGTGAGTCAAAGTTATGGTCTTCttgaaaaaatttgttctgCTTTTAGATTTTTGTACTTTATGTAAATTCCCGGCAATCCTCCAAATCCACAAATGTCCACGCTCTACACTGAAGAAAAATAAGATGGGGAAGATTATAATTATATGCTCTTCCTGTGAAGGTACTCGAGTAAGCGTCGTTTGAATTATGTGCCTTTTCCTGTAAAGGTACTCGAGTAAACCTTATCTAGTGCTATATAGATGTCACGTTTCTTCTGTTCGGCTCCTCTGCTGTTCTGTTATGTGATTTCTGATTAGCAGCGTGATGGTTTTACACGATATGTCTCGGTGTAGATAATCTTGGTTGCTACGCATCATCACGGCCAATATCATGTTTCGACGCAAGAGTAATTCCCCACAAGATGAGGAGAGTGTTGAGCTGCAGCACGCTCGCCAGGTAATTATAAATCCATGTTAATTTGAGAGCAGAACATTTATGCTTCTATGTGAAACCACAGTTTTTAGTTGAATTCGCCAAAGCAGagataaaagaaattttttcccACCATTTTGAATGTAAACTACATCTGCTGATAGCCAAGAGTTGCGGCAAACTTCACATTACGAGGCCGAAAATTAAATAGCTTATGTAGAAAATCTAGCAAAAATTTTAGGACATTAGAAAATTGTTgtataaatatttatgaaaaatcaAGTGGGCAATGAAATTTGTATATAGGTTAGGCACATCAAATTTGATGCTATCTTTAAAGGTATTAATTCCTCCACAAAAGGTGCAAATGGTTCACAAAGAATTAACCTTCCAGGATACAAAACCTATAATCACCGCAATTCGAAGTTTGCACTCCCTCGAATTTTCAGACCAAGAGTTTTCAAGTCTTTATCAAAGTTGAATGTATATCTCTTTCTTTCTGTGAAGAACGTTGCTGTACTTATGCAAAAAAGatgcaatttaaaatattagttaTGAAAGGTTGTCATGATTCACAAAGGGCCAAAAATCCCCACTGGTTGCCATCTCTGTTCTGTTAGACATAAGGCAAACAAGAGGTGATTCAGCAACAAGATTGATTTTTACAGACATTATATTTCAATTTGCAAGCACTGCTTCAGTACGTATATGGTTGAAATTTATCCTGTTTAAACCCTCTTGCAGATCAATGAGCTTAAAGCTTCTCTGGGGCCACTTTTAGGTCGCAATCTGCAGTATTGCACCGAAGCATGCTTAAAGAGATATCTGGAAGCTCGGAACTGGAATGTCGACAAATCAAAGAAAATGTTAGAAGATACATTGAGATGGAGATCAAGCTATAAACCCGAAGAGATACGTTGGGTAAGAGGCAAAAAAAGTTTTCCCATTTATAACTTGTGTAACCACTTCAATAAATTGTCCCAATCTGTAATCGTTTTTAGCATGAAGTTGCAATGGAAGGTGAAACTGGGAAGGTTTTTCGAGCAAATTTTCATGATCGTCATGGTAGGACTGTTCTTATTCTAAGGCCGGGGAAACAGGTACTCACTAGTCACTACTGAAGAATCTTGAAATTGTGATCAAATATTTAATCTTTCACTTTTCTTGTGAACTGTTATGGTTTTCCATTTTTTCAGAATACAAGTTCGATAGAAAACCAGGTTAAACACCTGGTGTACCTCATTGAAAACGCCATCCTCAATCTTCCAGAAGATCAAGAACAGATGGCATGGTTGATAGATTTCACAGGATGGTCTTTAAGCACCAGTGTCCCTATCAAATGCGCTCTGGAAACTGCCTctatactccaaaatcattaccCCGAAAGGCTAGCCATAGCATTTCTGTACAGCCCCCCACGCGTATTTGAAGCTTTCTGGAAGGTTTGTTTCCATAACTTTTGGATGTCACCATGCATGATTTTCGGTGTTAAGACCTGTATATATGTCCGAATTCCAGGTTGTGAAGTACTTTTTGGACCCCAAAACGTTTCAAAAGGTCAAATTTGTTTACATGAAGAACAAAGATAGTGTTGAACTCATGCGTTCATATTTCGACTTAGACAATCTCCCGACTGAGTTCGGAGGCAAAGCCACACTACAGTATGACCATGAGGAGTTCTCCATGCAAATGGCACGAGACGACGTTAAAGCTGCCAAGTTCTGGGGATTTGATCAGCACCAGTTTATTGGAGCTGAAGTGGCTCCAGAGCCTGAATGCCTCGTTCCACCAGTTAGTTGAAGTTTCTCTAGCTAAGGTGAAAATAAATCAAGTcgatttaaaaatcatttaatttgtCTTCATATTAAACTTGAGTTTAGCTCAAATGTATTGATACTTCGAGCTGAATTTGTGCCTTGCCCCTGACCGTTCGATATTTCTTGAACTATCCACTAATTTTAGTATATGAAAGTACGAATAGGGGGGCAAAGGATTTTGCATTGTGCATTTTCTACTTTTCCCTTAAAATAGATTAATTGCATGGGCATTTCATGGAGAATGGGTGCCAAAATTTAGGGCAAAGATGAAATAGATATTAGATTAATGTATGCATACAAAGTGGATACAAGCCTATAAATGCACCAAGCACATGCAATTGAATGTGCATTGTGCTTATTCATTAAATGTCATCAAATGAATTGTCTAAaacaatattatattaaaataaatataacttGCAAAAAGTATAAAAGTagtttttcttgtgagacggtctcactaatctaaatctttatctgtaagacatgtcaatcttatcgatattcacaataaaaaataatactcttaacataaaaagtaatattttttcatggatgacccaaataaaatatttgtctcataaaatacgatcgtgagaccatctcatacAATTTTTTGCCAAAGTATTATTTAACGTGAACAAGAaacatgttttattttctttaagtTCGTGTTTCAGATCAATgacaaagtaaaaaaaaatggcTTTCAATAAATttcatcatcaacataaagaatAACATTAACTTAAATTTAGAAATGATATGCCACTGGAAACTGAAAGCAACCATTTGATGGTAACATGTTCATTCTACTTACTCCgaaaatattgtttaatttGTCGAAcacaatattaaattttataatgatCACCCATATATGATATGGAAGACCAAAAGTTTTAAATGCTCATAATCTCGTCCAAAAAATAAAGAGCACAAAAGTAGAGTCCATCTCCAACTTTGTCTCATTTATCATGTAAACACGGTAAAAATCAGGAACACTCCTCATCTCCGGTCTGCCCTGTTTCTCTCAGAGAAACATTTAAAACGATTAGAACATGTATAAATATTGCAACATTTTTTAAATTTGGCCCCCTAATCTGTTTGTAAACTGCCAGTCAAATGATGCATCAAAGTCCAAATGTAGTGAATGTATAAATTTCATCCTTCCTAGAGACATTACACAATAAAATAATAGCAGGCTTATTTACGATCAGTAAAAAGTATATCAAAATGAACGAACacaataaacaaatataaaattttcaagaaataaGATGACGTTCCTTCTCACCTGCAGGAATGGATGCAAGGGCGTATCGCCTAAGTTGCTTGAAAGAAAGCAGTGTTTTCGAGGTTGATTTCCCAGAAGTTATGCAAGCAAAAACCGCTAATCTTGAGGCAGCAGTGAATGCAATAGATGAGCAACAACAACCCGTTGTAAAAGCCAAATCAATGACACGAGAGGCAGCTGACTTGACAGAAGACACTGGCTTTAAAAACTTCAAATATCAGGATTCGAGTCAAATAAGAGTACAGTATGGATTTTGGAGGGTATCTTGTACTATCTACCACATTGTCAGGCCATGAAAGTACTTAAAATCATCGCCGCAAAATGCCAGCTTACCCATATAGTTCTCTTAGCAAACTTCACGAACAAACAAGCAACAACACTATCGAGCTCCACTTTTCATGTCTACTGTGATTGGCCTGATGAATTACTCCAATCTCTAGGGTTTTCCAATGTTACTCTTTCTCAGATTGGTGACCCAGATGCTAATTTTGGATTATTGGAAGATCCACTAAATTTGTTCAATAAGTTACGCAGCTTGGCTAGATCTATTCAAACTCACCCAGATGATGGTACACCATGTGGCCGCTTGTATTTCTGGCAGGCCTCTGGTTCACCCTATCAAACAATTTCATGTGGGAAGTTTCAGTACAATACTTAATATACATATTTAACTTGCAGTTTTACGTTATAGAGGTAGGTGATAAATCTTATTACACGTTGTCAAAGACTTGATGATATTAAATGAGAGCAAATAATCCAGTTAGCAACTCTATAAGAAACATAAAGCATTGATGATAAACAAAAATGGTTCACTTTCTAGTCAAAAATTTCCATTGTCTTCAAGCTATCATAATCGAATTGGTAGAATCAACGTATAACGGGAGGTGCAGAACCTTTTTGACGCATAAATCAGCAAGGAGTTTAGTGTCTGACATTCTTCAACTTGAAAGGCATTAGCATAAAATCTGCACCTATGTTTCATGGTACTATAATGAAGAACTATAAGATGCTCTttctattttcaaaaaaattcaaccACTTCGATTATAATGGGTGATTGGATAATTTCCATATGTATGATATCAATGCAAGAAGATAGAATGATTCCATCCATTGCAAATGCACATAAACCATTAAACTCTTCCATTTGCAATCTACAACTGCAAAAGGATATTTACAAATTACAAAAAAGTTCTTGACAAATGGATTGTGCTTCACAGCCTATAGTCCTttcattttgttattttcttATCAATCAGAAAACATCAAGGGAAGTTGATATGGATGCTGACTATATACAAAAGGCGCGCTCTCTCAAATCTGGTGCAACTCAATCTCTGGACTCACACTGTCACACACGTTTGTCAAGATTTAGAAGATTGGCCAAAAACGAGAGGTCAAATGACCTGTTACCTTGAAAGTTGAAATCAAGCacatcaaaaaatatttaataaatcgaAATTTTAAAGCTTCAATGGGGCAACTTTGATATCGTGCGATACTGATGTACAACAAAAGATCAAATAAAAAAGCCTACAAAGACACAAACATAACATTGTATTACCGAGTGAACTCATACAAGGTATCCATAGAGCCGTTATTAACAGCACCTAAAATTGGTCATAAAAAATAATGTCACCTATTTTACAATTCATTTGGGTTCATGTCCAAGAACTGGTGGTTTAGGCCTTCTTGGAAATTAGTGCGATCAGACTTCAAGACAGTTCTTGATACCCTGCTCAAAGCTGTTCAGAGAATTTATTGtatccttaagtgcaaccacaacTCTTTGCCTGCTTGACAATAAGATATGATACATAACATATTATGATTCCAAATCAAGAAATTTCCAAAAGTTTCTCAAATTTGAAGAGTGATTAGAATAGTGTGGTGTAGGCTAGCAAAGCACCTTGCCTTACATACCTGATAGTAGTCAGTGGAACATCCCCTTCTCTAGTCATGCCACTAAGAGATGTAAATGATCTGCATAAGAgataaaaaatttcttgaatgaatctgctgaaataattttttttaaaaaatggtgATTATCTCTTACTTCCAGTCCCTTGATGTGAAAGCAGTTAGATGATTCCGAGAAATAAAAGCAACAGGCTAAGGATCAATCAACCAAATGAAAACATACTGTATGAGATCACTGAGTTTGGCTTCAGCTTTCAACTTGCTTGGATCTTTGTCATCAAGTAAAGAAGATGCATTATTCAGAATCAACTGGAATGTGCATACCTAAAACCAAGAGTATGGAGATTGCAtttaattttccttctaaatgaAAACTATAAAATGTCATCAATTAAACTTCGTCAACCTACATTTTCTCCTCACTTATAAGTTACCATCAATCATCTTTTTTCAGCACTAAAGGTGGTTTGTTGTTGCAACTAGTGAGCACTATCATAAAAAAGAACGCATATGATGGATATAATCATATGAAAGTTGAAAACTAAGATTATTGAAGTCCATGGAGTCCAGTTAAGTGGAATTGCTTAATAGTAAGcaaatttctattttttcatgttttacTGAGTTGCACGAGTCTTCAACCACGGAGTCAGACGGCATACAACATGTATGATATCTAATGTGGACGAGCACTAACTATAAATAAGCATCTAGGAGTTTAACAAAGCTAAGCACCATACTTGTCAGCAATCAATGCAAGAACATTTGCGCCGGCACTAGACAACACAAAAAACGTATCAAGTAGCAACAGTTTATTAACACAATATGAACTTTCTAAAACTGCAGTACAATAAACCAAATTGCAAacaaaaattcatattcatGGTTCTGTTTAAAAACATCACACACAATCTAAGATCAACTTAAAAACACAAGACGATCTTTCAAAAACCTAGGGTACAATAAACCATTTCGACAAGGAGAATACACTATCGACGCATGTTAAGGCTTTAAGGTCGAACTAACTGAAAATAATGAAGTTACCTCAACTCCAGTCTTGGATTGGAATACAACAAAAGAATTCCTGTCCTGAGGGACACAATCTCTAGCAGCAGAGACAAGCAGCTTCTGAACCTCCTCCAAATCATTTTTGCTGAACTCTGCTTCCCGTTCCGCTATGTCCCGCAAATTCATCGTGTCAAGTGTCAGCAATATCAAATGCCAAAGTGAAATAAGATAAACAAACAAATCCATGAAAACAAAGTTACTTAATAAGAGGTAAGCAGATCGAAGGAAATTGCGAGACGCGTCAACAGGCGCCAACAAAAACTTAGAAGATTTTTTCTTTTGTTCTTTAAGCCATTCCTTTGGTCCTGCTAATCATTTATTAAACCAAAAACGATAATCAAACAAGAATAATCGTGCTAAGTTTATACTTAATGTGAAATGTAATGGTGGAAAGAATGTGTACAGATGCCAAATGAGAATGCAGAAGCCGGAGGTGGTTGGACGAAATAAGGTAGGACGGGACCGATAATACACGAGAACAAAATGGCTGCATCTCTGCGGGAGATGGGTTCAGCTTCCAGGGATGGGCGGGGCAACTGTCCAAGTGATGGTGGATTTAAGGGCTTCCTTGGTGGGTGGACGGCAGGAGGTACGGAAGGGATAAGGGAGGCGGCGAACTGCGGCATGGCGGTGCTTTTTGGGCCGTATTTGGTTTATCGGAGGAAAAAAGCAAAATCGGAAAAAAAATGTTACCTTGGATCTTGCGGGGGATCGAACCCCGTGCCTCTCGCATGCAAAGCGAGCGCTCTACCATTTGAGCTACATCCCCTTTATGTCGTTTGTAAATTAAAACTTTTTAAATATCCAAATTCATCACAAAAAGAAATTAATGTGGGAAGCTACTCTGTATATCAAAGCCAGGTTTGATTTGTGagagtattattattttttgtgtttattattatttaaaaaaaaaacacataacATAGCACTTTAAAAAATAGTATCTTTTCCCCAAGAAAATTATGATCAATTAATTCATTGTACTTTGTTTTTGACTATAGTCTTCTCCATATATATTATTGAAATTAGAGATGGTTATACTCTTGACTCGTCCTGAGTTTTACCCTAATCCAAATTTTTTAGGTAAAGATATATAGATATTTACTCTtagtctattttttttttttttgggtaaaaATAGGTACATATTTAAGCccaattcatattttttttactgATAACACTAGAGGTATAGTTTGGTATACTGTATAATAGATGAATTGATAAATAATCTTACTTATCTCACGTTTGATATCTTTTTAGAAACTCCATTTAATATCACGGGCCcgtaataaataattttatacaaGGATAAAATATCgagatgtgataattttaatttaatgataaaaacaccacaaatgacttaattagtccacaaaataaaaaatcataatccctatcaaatatttttatttatttttatatattatcaaaataatGGTGTTTTGAACTCgagatatataaataattttttataaatatttaaagtttcctcttgtaaaaaGCCATTGCCTTTcgaccttaatataaaattaaaatcaaataaatatttttatttatttttatatattatataatatgataattatataaatggacttgaaataattatataaatgatttttataatctcaataaaattattagtatcactcgattaactgtttgacttgactcacaaaattaagggctcaattatcatatttatataatatataaaattaggtaaaaataaataaatcatgccaGCACTGTCGGCGCATGAACAGAaaagaaatatgaactcaagcaacaactttgaaattataaaatttattataataaggtTAATTTTATCAttacaatataatatataaatttaataactattattaaaattataccaaacattaaatataatatcatacatcttatttatccttaacttattcttatattatatatcacatatttATCCTATTATGTATACTAAACTAAGCATTTAGTTTGGTACAAGGTCTATTTTATCAATTATAAAAgtatatttaaaatacaataaaaatagttttaaaatgtaaagttaattatttatataatggTGTTTTgaactcgagataattatatttttacatgtttatcaattatttatttaataaagttaattttaaaagtatatttaaaatacaataaaaatagtttaaaaatgtaaattttgaatATAAGTGAAATTGATTGTAGATTGCAATAAttacatattaatttaaataatatgcaaattttgaaaaacgatattggttaaaatatttttttcctaaaaataATATCTTATTTTAGATACACTAGGAgcgattagttttttttttttttgaattttttttatcattgtcATTTTGCTAACTATCTCTATATTAATATCTCATATTCGATTTATTACATTAAGTTAAGTTGAAGCTCAACTTCTATAGTATATCTTCATTAAACATATAATGAAATTACTTTTTCCTATATATATAGACATAATTTACTGCGttaaggttttttttttaaaggatttattacGTTAAGTTAAAGCTTACAATAACTTTCTTTCCTGTTctatattatgatattttttaaaaaaatatataataaaaatgatttGTTCATGATAAATTGAAGTGTATATAAAgcaaaaaaaaagaagtaataATATTActctttttatttaattgttttatatacgaacaattttaaaattgaagatttatattttttatttcaaaccttgagttaatttttgaaatttgctttgaatatttttatatttgattgattgattttatttagtaattaaattttttttataatatctaTCTATATTCGAAAtcaaaaattcaataatttattttttaacg is a window encoding:
- the LOC142550732 gene encoding LOW QUALITY PROTEIN: uncharacterized protein LOC142550732 (The sequence of the model RefSeq protein was modified relative to this genomic sequence to represent the inferred CDS: inserted 1 base in 1 codon; substituted 1 base at 1 genomic stop codon); amino-acid sequence: MGMDARAYRLSCLKESSVFEVDFPEVMQAKTANLEAAVNAIDEQQQPVVKAKSMTREAADLTEDXWLXKLQISGFESNKSTVWILEGILYYLPHCQAMKVLKIIAAKCQLTHIVLLANFTNKQATTLSSSTFHVYCDWPDELLQSLGFSNVTLSQIGDPDANFGLLEDPLNLFNKLRSLARSIQTHPDDGTPCGRLYFWQASGSPYQTISCGKFQYNT
- the LOC142551587 gene encoding uncharacterized protein LOC142551587 isoform X2 translates to MPQFAASLIPSVPPAVHPPRKPLNPPSLGQLPRPSLEAEPISRRDAAILFSCIIGPVLPYFVQPPPASAFSFGISEREAEFSKNDLEEVQKLLVSAARDCVPQDRNSFVVFQSKTGVEVCTFQLILNNASSLLDDKDPSKLKAEAKLSDLIQSFTSLSGMTREGDVPLTTIRQRVVVALKDTINSLNSFEQGIKNCLEV
- the LOC142551587 gene encoding uncharacterized protein LOC142551587 isoform X1 gives rise to the protein MPQFAASLIPSVPPAVHPPRKPLNPPSLGQLPRPSLEAEPISRRDAAILFSCIIGPVLPYFVQPPPASAFSFGISGPKEWLKEQKKKSSKFLLAPVDASRNFLRSAYLLLTEREAEFSKNDLEEVQKLLVSAARDCVPQDRNSFVVFQSKTGVEVCTFQLILNNASSLLDDKDPSKLKAEAKLSDLIQSFTSLSGMTREGDVPLTTIRQRVVVALKDTINSLNSFEQGIKNCLEV
- the LOC142551586 gene encoding uncharacterized protein LOC142551586, whose amino-acid sequence is MFRRKSNSPQDEESVELQHARQINELKASLGPLLGRNLQYCTEACLKRYLEARNWNVDKSKKMLEDTLRWRSSYKPEEIRWHEVAMEGETGKVFRANFHDRHGRTVLILRPGKQNTSSIENQVKHLVYLIENAILNLPEDQEQMAWLIDFTGWSLSTSVPIKCALETASILQNHYPERLAIAFLYSPPRVFEAFWKVVKYFLDPKTFQKVKFVYMKNKDSVELMRSYFDLDNLPTEFGGKATLQYDHEEFSMQMARDDVKAAKFWGFDQHQFIGAEVAPEPECLVPPVS